The Streptomyces sp. Je 1-332 genome has a window encoding:
- a CDS encoding TetR/AcrR family transcriptional regulator produces MLEEAMTAIAENGLAALTMSALAERLGTSGGHILYYFGSKDRLLLEALSWSEAALTEERRALLAGRAAPARKLDRFLRMYLPKGPRDPRWMLWIELWARAGANAPLRTAQDDLDRGWQADLEALLAQGAAQGAFAVDDAAGRAGELLALLDGLSTRVVLGQRGADRKGALASARSAAERLVGRPEATGT; encoded by the coding sequence ATGCTGGAGGAGGCGATGACGGCGATCGCCGAGAACGGCCTCGCCGCGCTCACCATGTCCGCGCTGGCCGAGCGCCTCGGCACCAGCGGCGGCCACATCCTGTACTACTTCGGCAGCAAGGACCGTCTACTCCTGGAGGCCCTGAGCTGGAGCGAGGCCGCGCTCACCGAGGAGCGGCGCGCCCTGCTCGCGGGCCGGGCGGCGCCCGCCCGCAAGCTCGACCGGTTCCTGCGGATGTACCTGCCCAAGGGGCCGCGCGATCCCCGCTGGATGCTGTGGATCGAGCTGTGGGCGCGCGCCGGTGCGAACGCGCCGCTCCGCACGGCCCAGGACGATCTGGACCGCGGCTGGCAGGCGGATCTGGAGGCCCTGCTCGCCCAGGGCGCGGCTCAGGGAGCCTTCGCGGTGGACGACGCCGCGGGCCGCGCGGGGGAACTCCTCGCACTCCTCGACGGTCTGAGCACGCGGGTCGTCCTCGGGCAGCGCGGAGCGGACCGCAAGGGCGCCCTCGCCTCCGCGCGCTCGGCGGCCGAGCGGCTCGTCGGGCGCCCCGAGGCGACCGGTACGTAG
- a CDS encoding cytochrome P450 has translation MAQVSQTSQVAEGPETPPKGFRSAELGWPRLDLIPHPPRRLPLVGDILGANVRTPVQDSMRIGSGLGPIFRRKAFGKEIVFVWGAGLAAELADESRFAKHVGLGVANLRPVAGDGLFTAYNHEPNWQLAHDILAPGFSRDAMAGYHPLMLDVARQLTARWDQREEAGQPVDVPGDMTKLTLETIARTGFGHDFGSFERTKPHPFVSAMVGTLSYAQRRNVVPPALAPLLLRGATRRNAADMAYLNRTVDDVVAARRAAPGPGDGDLLDRMLEVAHPDTGERLSAENIRRQVITFLVAGHETTSGALSFALHYLARSPEVLARAQAEVDEVWGDAREPAYEQVAKLRYLRRVLDESLRLWPTAPGFSRQALHDTTLGGAHPMREGAWALVLATLLHRDPAAWGERPEEFDPDRFAPSAVRARPAHVFKPFGTGARACIGRQFALHEATLVLGLLLRRYDLHADPGYRLRVVERLTLMPEGLTLRLTRRARAA, from the coding sequence ATGGCTCAGGTGTCGCAGACATCGCAGGTGGCGGAGGGTCCCGAAACTCCCCCCAAGGGCTTTCGCAGCGCCGAGCTCGGGTGGCCCCGCCTCGATCTCATCCCGCACCCGCCGCGCCGCCTGCCGCTGGTGGGCGACATCCTGGGCGCCAACGTCCGCACGCCGGTGCAGGATTCGATGCGCATCGGCAGCGGGCTCGGTCCCATCTTCCGCCGCAAGGCGTTCGGCAAGGAGATCGTCTTCGTCTGGGGCGCCGGACTCGCGGCCGAGCTTGCCGACGAGTCGCGGTTCGCCAAGCATGTGGGCCTGGGCGTCGCCAACCTGCGGCCGGTGGCCGGTGACGGCCTGTTCACGGCGTACAACCACGAACCCAACTGGCAGCTCGCGCACGACATACTCGCCCCCGGCTTCAGCCGGGACGCGATGGCCGGTTACCACCCGCTGATGCTGGACGTGGCCCGGCAGTTGACCGCCCGCTGGGACCAGAGGGAGGAAGCGGGGCAGCCCGTCGACGTGCCCGGCGACATGACGAAGCTGACCCTGGAGACGATCGCCCGCACCGGTTTCGGGCACGACTTCGGCTCCTTCGAGCGGACCAAACCGCACCCCTTCGTGTCGGCCATGGTCGGCACGCTCTCCTACGCCCAGCGCCGCAACGTCGTGCCGCCCGCGCTCGCCCCGCTGCTGCTGCGCGGCGCGACCCGGCGCAACGCCGCCGACATGGCCTACCTCAACCGCACCGTCGACGACGTGGTCGCGGCCCGCCGCGCCGCTCCGGGCCCCGGCGACGGTGATCTGCTCGACCGGATGCTGGAGGTCGCCCACCCCGACACCGGCGAGCGGCTCTCCGCCGAGAACATCCGCCGCCAGGTCATCACGTTCCTGGTCGCGGGGCACGAGACGACCTCGGGCGCCCTGTCGTTCGCGCTGCACTATCTCGCGCGCTCCCCCGAAGTCCTGGCCCGCGCCCAGGCGGAGGTCGACGAGGTCTGGGGGGACGCGCGGGAGCCCGCGTACGAGCAGGTCGCCAAGCTCCGCTATCTGCGGCGCGTCCTGGACGAGTCGCTGCGGCTGTGGCCGACCGCGCCCGGCTTCTCGCGCCAGGCCCTGCACGACACGACGCTCGGCGGTGCGCACCCGATGCGCGAGGGGGCCTGGGCGCTCGTCCTCGCCACGCTGCTGCACCGCGATCCCGCGGCGTGGGGCGAGCGTCCCGAGGAGTTCGACCCCGACCGGTTCGCCCCTTCGGCGGTACGCGCGCGACCCGCCCACGTCTTCAAGCCGTTCGGCACGGGCGCGCGGGCCTGTATCGGCCGTCAGTTCGCGCTGCACGAGGCGACCTTGGTGCTCGGGCTGCTCCTGCGCCGTTACGACCTGCACGCCGACCCCGGCTACCGTCTGCGGGTCGTCGAGCGTCTCACCCTCATGCCGGAAGGCCTCACGCTGCGGCTCACCCGCCGCGCCAGGGCGGCGTAG
- a CDS encoding amidohydrolase has protein sequence MTSTTPRPADLVLRNARIHTVDPELPSAEALAVLDGRIAWLGADTEADSWTGEGTRVIDGGGRLVLPGFIDAHNHVRLGSDDACVQLAGARTLNEIHDRIRAWRAENPGAGWIEAEAFDYSAVPGGRMPNAADLDPVTGDTPAFVLSYDVHTAWLNTAALRRLGVDRDRTSLPFGRAETDPETGEPTGFIKDFAIKGLSRDGHRALRELGLPWASPDRQYGRLAKSLDDAIGFGITTVVEPQNSLDDLELFSRARAEGRLRSRIVAALFHPRGTSDADLDDFADAARRFADDRLRVGPLKLYIDDVVEPRTAALLEPYSGCGRHRGDTFYPAHEFAELLAKLDARGFQCFVHATGDRGIRTVLDAVEHARALNGPRDARHQVVHVECLDPADTPRFAELGVVACMQPRHCAPEIAGPGQDWAENIGADRWHKAWPMRSLHEAGAVLALSSDWNVAEMDPMAGIYTALTRRPLGGGEAWQPEETLDAETAVHGYTMGSAYANFLEDERGSLTVGKLADFVVLSRDILRVRPQDIPGTKAEVVVVGGEVMQG, from the coding sequence ATGACCAGCACCACCCCCAGGCCCGCGGATCTCGTCCTGCGCAACGCCCGCATCCACACCGTCGACCCCGAACTGCCGTCGGCCGAGGCGCTCGCCGTCCTGGACGGGCGTATCGCATGGCTCGGAGCCGACACGGAAGCTGACTCCTGGACCGGCGAGGGCACGCGGGTCATCGACGGCGGCGGGCGCCTGGTCCTGCCCGGCTTCATCGACGCCCACAACCACGTGCGCCTGGGCTCCGACGACGCCTGCGTACAGCTCGCCGGCGCCCGCACCCTCAACGAGATCCACGACCGCATCCGCGCCTGGCGCGCCGAGAACCCGGGCGCCGGCTGGATCGAGGCCGAGGCGTTCGACTACTCCGCCGTCCCCGGCGGCCGTATGCCGAACGCCGCCGACCTCGACCCCGTCACCGGCGACACCCCCGCCTTCGTCCTGAGCTACGACGTCCACACCGCCTGGCTCAACACGGCCGCCCTGCGCCGACTCGGCGTTGACCGCGACCGTACGTCGCTGCCGTTCGGCCGCGCCGAGACCGATCCGGAGACCGGCGAACCCACCGGCTTCATCAAGGACTTCGCGATCAAGGGGCTCTCCCGCGACGGCCATCGGGCACTGCGCGAGCTCGGTCTGCCCTGGGCGTCGCCCGACCGGCAGTACGGACGCCTGGCCAAGAGCCTGGACGATGCGATCGGCTTCGGCATCACCACGGTCGTCGAGCCGCAGAACTCCCTGGACGACCTGGAGTTGTTCAGCCGCGCCCGCGCGGAGGGCCGGCTGCGCTCGCGCATCGTGGCGGCGCTCTTCCATCCGCGCGGCACGTCCGACGCGGACCTGGACGACTTCGCGGACGCCGCGCGGCGCTTCGCGGACGACCGGCTGCGGGTCGGGCCGCTGAAGCTGTACATCGACGACGTCGTGGAGCCCCGCACCGCCGCGCTCCTCGAGCCCTACTCGGGATGCGGGCGGCACCGGGGCGACACGTTCTACCCCGCGCACGAGTTCGCGGAACTGCTCGCGAAGCTGGACGCCCGCGGCTTCCAGTGCTTCGTGCACGCCACCGGCGACCGGGGCATCCGCACGGTCCTTGATGCCGTCGAGCACGCCCGCGCCCTCAACGGTCCGCGCGACGCCCGCCACCAGGTCGTCCACGTCGAGTGCCTGGACCCCGCCGACACCCCGCGCTTCGCCGAACTCGGCGTCGTCGCCTGTATGCAGCCGCGCCACTGCGCCCCCGAGATCGCGGGCCCCGGCCAGGACTGGGCCGAGAACATCGGCGCCGACCGGTGGCACAAGGCCTGGCCGATGCGGAGCCTGCACGAGGCGGGAGCGGTGCTGGCACTCTCCAGCGACTGGAACGTCGCCGAGATGGACCCCATGGCGGGCATTTACACGGCCCTCACCCGCCGCCCCCTCGGCGGCGGCGAAGCCTGGCAGCCGGAGGAGACGCTCGACGCGGAGACGGCCGTCCACGGCTACACGATGGGCTCCGCGTACGCCAACTTCCTTGAGGACGAGCGGGGTTCACTGACGGTGGGCAAGCTGGCCGACTTCGTCGTGCTGTCCCGGGACATCCTGCGGGTGCGGCCGCAGGACATCCCGGGGACGAAGGCCGAGGTCGTGGTGGTCGGCGGCGAGGTGATGCAGGGCTAG
- a CDS encoding helix-turn-helix domain-containing protein gives MAANPQERTRRRLSTEERREQLLQAGARLFAQNPYDDVWVERVAEIAGVSRGLLYHYFPTKSDFFAAVVQRESRRMLRLTAAVPGVPVRDQIGTGLETFLAYVESHAEGFRAFHRAEETGDATVRRIYREGLAAHEDQILQALAADPETAATPHDAPALRLAVRGWLAFMVTVCLEWLEEPELLPRAQVRDLCARALLGAIAP, from the coding sequence ATGGCCGCGAACCCGCAGGAGCGCACGCGCCGCAGACTCAGCACCGAGGAGCGCAGGGAGCAGCTGCTCCAGGCAGGGGCACGGCTCTTCGCCCAGAATCCGTACGACGACGTGTGGGTCGAGCGGGTGGCGGAGATCGCGGGCGTCTCACGCGGCCTGCTGTACCACTATTTCCCGACGAAGAGCGACTTCTTCGCCGCCGTGGTGCAGCGCGAGAGCCGGCGGATGCTGCGCCTGACGGCGGCGGTGCCCGGAGTCCCGGTCCGCGACCAGATCGGCACGGGCCTTGAGACGTTCCTCGCGTATGTCGAGTCGCACGCCGAGGGCTTCCGCGCCTTCCACCGGGCGGAGGAGACGGGCGACGCCACGGTCCGCAGGATCTACCGCGAAGGCCTCGCGGCCCACGAGGACCAGATCCTGCAAGCACTGGCCGCCGACCCCGAGACGGCTGCCACCCCCCACGACGCCCCCGCTCTGCGCCTGGCCGTGCGCGGCTGGCTCGCCTTCATGGTGACCGTCTGTCTGGAGTGGCTGGAGGAGCCTGAGCTGCTGCCTCGCGCGCAGGTACGAGACCTGTGCGCGAGGGCGTTGCTGGGTGCGATCGCCCCGTAA
- a CDS encoding DUF5999 family protein, whose product MCAHQPPCPLVASPDHLAARTVSAHPEQGWSLLCNGTIVFDDTGELLPDGRVVGVARTPAMAA is encoded by the coding sequence ATGTGCGCCCACCAGCCCCCGTGCCCGCTCGTCGCGAGCCCCGACCACCTCGCGGCCCGGACCGTCTCCGCCCATCCCGAACAGGGCTGGAGCCTGCTGTGCAACGGCACGATCGTCTTCGACGACACCGGCGAACTGCTGCCGGACGGCCGGGTGGTGGGCGTGGCCAGGACGCCGGCGATGGCGGCCTGA
- a CDS encoding cytosine permease, with the protein MTEEAPISAGTKTAGAKSTGTGTAGATTGATPSTTATPGIGTGVTSDEVFRVETHGIDPIPDEDRHGSAKDLFWLWFGSNLTFTYVINGALAVSFGLSFWQATAVVVTGGLAFFVISAAGLSGIRTGTATLVISRAAFGVIGNLPAGLLNWVVSIGYTIVNTVVGTLALEALFADLGWAGGDAARALALAVTLAMTFAVAMWGHATVQLAERWMAYVLAAGFGVLLVFVLPDADFGAAAGGGAGFSDWTLAFVVMLAGPFSYLPMPADYTRYLPRDTSLRSITVTGALGGFVSSVALGVAGVAAATQADMTDAVAGVEKLLPGWFQPVFLLLVLGGSVTNSILTLYSSSLNLQVLGIPWSRAKAIVISVVVTALGSLGALFLTDFTESLLSFLSLLIIVFAPWGGVFLADMLLRRCRYDTGALHATGREGAYWYRAGFHPAGMAALVTGMAFAALTCDSELWTGPLVAPLGGGDLTLLGSVVAGITYWALAGRSVPRPSRVAA; encoded by the coding sequence ATGACGGAAGAGGCCCCGATTTCCGCCGGAACGAAGACCGCCGGAGCGAAGTCCACCGGAACAGGGACCGCAGGAGCGACTACAGGAGCGACGCCCTCCACAACCGCGACCCCCGGGATCGGCACGGGCGTCACCAGCGACGAGGTGTTCCGGGTCGAGACCCACGGCATCGACCCGATCCCGGACGAGGACCGGCACGGCAGCGCCAAGGACCTGTTCTGGCTCTGGTTCGGCTCCAACCTGACCTTCACCTACGTCATCAACGGCGCCCTCGCCGTCAGCTTCGGCCTCAGTTTCTGGCAGGCCACCGCCGTGGTCGTGACCGGCGGGCTCGCCTTCTTCGTCATCAGCGCGGCAGGCCTCAGCGGCATCCGTACCGGCACCGCGACCCTCGTCATCTCCCGCGCCGCCTTCGGCGTCATCGGGAACCTCCCCGCCGGGCTGCTCAACTGGGTGGTCTCCATCGGCTACACCATCGTCAACACCGTGGTCGGCACGCTCGCCCTCGAAGCCCTCTTCGCCGACCTCGGCTGGGCGGGCGGTGACGCGGCACGTGCGCTCGCCCTCGCGGTGACCCTGGCGATGACCTTCGCCGTGGCCATGTGGGGCCACGCCACCGTGCAGCTCGCCGAGCGCTGGATGGCGTACGTGCTCGCGGCCGGCTTCGGGGTGCTGCTCGTGTTCGTGCTGCCCGACGCCGACTTCGGAGCGGCAGCGGGCGGTGGCGCGGGCTTCTCCGACTGGACGCTCGCGTTCGTGGTGATGCTCGCGGGGCCGTTCTCGTATCTGCCGATGCCCGCCGACTACACGCGCTATCTGCCCCGGGACACCTCGCTGCGGTCGATCACCGTCACCGGCGCGCTCGGCGGCTTCGTCTCCTCCGTGGCGCTCGGCGTCGCGGGCGTCGCGGCCGCCACGCAGGCCGACATGACGGACGCCGTCGCGGGGGTGGAGAAGCTGCTCCCGGGCTGGTTCCAGCCGGTGTTCCTGCTGCTCGTGCTCGGCGGCTCGGTCACCAACTCGATCCTCACGCTCTACTCGTCGAGCCTCAACCTCCAGGTGCTCGGCATCCCCTGGAGCCGCGCGAAGGCCATCGTCATCAGCGTCGTCGTGACGGCGCTCGGCTCGCTCGGCGCGCTGTTCCTGACCGACTTCACCGAGTCGCTGCTCAGCTTCCTCTCGCTCCTGATCATCGTCTTCGCGCCGTGGGGCGGAGTGTTCCTCGCCGACATGCTGCTGCGTCGCTGCCGGTACGACACCGGGGCCCTGCACGCCACCGGCCGCGAGGGGGCCTACTGGTACCGGGCCGGATTCCACCCCGCCGGGATGGCCGCCCTGGTCACCGGCATGGCCTTCGCCGCGCTGACCTGCGACTCGGAGCTCTGGACAGGGCCGCTGGTCGCGCCCCTCGGCGGCGGTGACCTCACCCTGCTCGGTTCGGTCGTCGCCGGGATCACGTACTGGGCGCTGGCCGGCCGCAGCGTTCCCCGTCCCTCGCGGGTGGCTGCCTGA